The Candidatus Babeliaceae bacterium sequence AAACTCTGGGTGCGCTGAATAAATAGCGTTATATTGTGTATCAGTGCTATGACCCCAGCCATCGAGAATAATTAAAATAGTTGGTTTTTTTTTCTTCATGGAGTACTCTTTCCTGAACATTAATATATTTTGTAAACATTATTATTGAGTATGTAAAATATGAGTATGAAAAAAATATTATTTTTATTTGCTGTATTATTACAAGGTTCGGCTGCGCTTCTTGTGACCGCTCCTATGATGGAAGACATATCATTTGAAGACGATAAGCCCTTTGAGTTATTATTTGATGATGCAGCGTGCGAAGCGCCCAAAGATCTTGAGCCGGCATCTTCTCTTAAGGTGATGTTGAGAAGAATAGGGGTCGGGCTTTTGATGAAAATTTTGACCATCAAAGAAGTATGCTGTGAATCATTGTCATATATTGTTCATTTTTTTAAAGATAAGATAATTCATGAAGCATGAGTTTGCATTATACTACGCGCTAGCACATACACTAAAATCCGCTGACTGTAATAATAATTACACTATTCTCGATAAAGATCTTTTGCACAGAATAACTTCTATTATTCGCGTGCGTCCAGGAGATCGGCTTGTATTATTTGATAATACAATACAACTAACCTGTACGTTGCATACGGTGTCGCATAAGCGATGCGAAATTATTTTATTAGAAAAACAAGAGACGCAGCGCCTAAAGCCAGAAGTGCACTGGCTCTTGCCCTTATTAGAAAAAAATTATTTTGAAGACGCTTTGTATAGTTTAACGGCAATGGGTGCAACGAGTATTCAGCCGGTTATCACAAAAAAAATACACAAAAACTGGTTTGGGCAAAAAGATAATGAGCGCTTGCAGCGCA is a genomic window containing:
- a CDS encoding RsmE family RNA methyltransferase, with amino-acid sequence MKHEFALYYALAHTLKSADCNNNYTILDKDLLHRITSIIRVRPGDRLVLFDNTIQLTCTLHTVSHKRCEIILLEKQETQRLKPEVHWLLPLLEKNYFEDALYSLTAMGATSIQPVITKKIHKNWFGQKDNERLQRIMIAACEQAKQFVLPEFKPIVLFENLMQQQHAELVFFDPQGKPCFDILTTLIKNKPTSITCLVGPEGDLTEEEKQLVFSKTHLICALTPTVLRASDAVAVAMGIIRSCL